CACATAAATCATTTTATATCACAACATGGTAGTGACATCTGAAGGACTTGCTTAACAATATTATCATATTAATTAAACCATTCAAAATCCAAAACTCTCAAAACATAGATTAATACCAACATCAACACCCCTGATGCCTGACTTCATTAAAAGTGGCAGACAACGATTAGATACTACAGATAATGGGTTAGGATTAGAGTAAATGTCACTGATAATGAGTAGATACTACAGATGAGGGGTTAGGATTAGAGCAAAGGTAACTATAGTAACTGATGGGATATTGTTTAAGATAACTACAGTAGCTGATTGGTTATAAGTATATTGGAGATAAGACTGGTTCAAATGGGTTGGGGTTTAGGGTGCTGACTAGTTCAAATGGGTTGGGGTTTAGGGGGCTGAGATGCAGGGTCAGGGTTGGGGTTTAGGGTGCTGAGATGCAGGGTCAGGGTTAGGTTCAAAAGGCTCAGAAGGCTTTAGGGTTCATGATCTGCCTGAACGACTTCCTCAGTTTGTGCCGGGGGGCAGGGACTGGTGGCTGCTGTAGGCTCAGTGGAGGGTTCCTATTGGTTGAGGCAGTTGTCTGTAGAGCGCTTTGGTTGGAGGAAGCTTTTTTCTGCAGCTGTTGTATGACGGAGGAGAACTTGCTGTCAAGAGACCGCCGTCCTGACCGAGGAACCGCCTTTAactccttcctcttctccagATTGGACGATGTATCTGTAGAGAGGTTCTCCTGTGGCTTTAacaccctcctcttctcctgatTGGACGGCTGGGATGACACTGTCGGAGTGGGCGGTGCatacggcagtttgtcctgagGGGGAGGCGGGGCTTTGCGTTTCTTGTTTCCCCGAGCGACTGGACTGAAGCAGGATTGGTGGGGCTCCTCCCCTGGAGACATCACCACCTTCTGCACCACCAGGGGGCGGGAGCCCTCAAACATAGCTGACCAATTAGGAGGCTCCAGTTGCTCCTCCTGACCAATCAGAAAGCGGCCTCCAGTGTCCTCGATCTTGTTGTGGATGATGTCGGTCACACTCTCAAACTTGCCAGGAGAGTTGATgcctgcaaaaacacacacacacacacacacacacacacacacacgttacatcATCCTGTACCCATAGAAACACCCCCAGTGCCCCCCTTTACCCTGTGTGTAAAAAGTTGTAGCCTTGTATTCATACAtcagggcctaaatttcactgcaggattgcgggtattgcgcataatttgttcaagtcccgcaactctagccattataatgcgagaaattcctgcatacacttttacagcccgtctgatgacgttaatgtAATCAaaaagtggcgtgaatgcggtgcgattgaccggacggatcaactaccgagttgaattgaacatagcctcatgtagacgcagacacacacacagagagagagagaaccactttgcgcttacgcaaataggctacgcaaccatggcaaacttttacaccTGGAGAGCGCTCCTTGATAAccatcctgctagctcaggtcacgtctgcCAGTAATTTGCAATACCCCAATGTTGAGGACAAATTTAGCACGTagctacacttaccataatatcccatgtaaaacggttagcttgctagctagccaactgtggaacttcagtataacatagccaattatctcacctagtagtaggaaaaaggctacgttcatattacaagtgatagaatgaatgtgtgacttatgtttagttgatgttatgaaatgtaaagttaagcttgccgaaattagttatagtcagccacggcaatttgactgtgcctacatttgtgacatttctgttagtaagaaagagcaaaaaataggaaCATACAGTAATGGTCACAttgggtggttcaggattttggacataggacctcatttccaagttagcaagtgtgatatttatcagtggagactgtTTTCAGCACggttcatccagtccttctaattgcagagttcgcaggtgctaggctagcgcaagtcatcggtatgtgttagcctgccactaaaaacagtcttacccactccaaagtacacccgaggcaaattccagacaatcaatgtaaatgtctgtgttgatagaatagtgtaagaaatacaactaccctcgcattgcgttgcaatagttatactttgtttcctgaagttggtagtaggcATTTAAGCAAcgcagcggcggactgatattaccaaggctactactaggtatccccataaagtgtcccagtgacttccattttacttccgctacaagggacctatctttcaaaaaaacgGGACGTTagcgggagttaatggagagataacaattattttctggtccagtttgaattgtgccacgaatttcacatatgatgtgtgtgaatttaaaatataatttctcacgtcaagaaagtactgttgttcaatagacttcaaaagttatgttggttttgtgcgaatccgctcagtggactacatctctcctctcgaacgatgtacgtcaccaacgtaatgaaacgataagattagctgttatgctagttaacggttgcatcttgctgcctgctatgtcacttaacagtatctaatgtacagtctatggacgaatacaacatacctgatgtgtttaatcctctgactcatggtattttcatcggcaaggaaagcccaattaagacctgttgctggtatgcttgtacaatctagtgtggctgtgaatgagctaacttCACTAGcacgactgatgggtttgtagtcgttggaattacgatctttcacaatgttgtaattcaatagttacgaaacaaactgcaaatgtctttacatgaaaaattgtctttaaaattgacatatcatatgggtaattcaaggcacaagtcaaccgggaccagaaaataatttatttttcgccatagactggcgttcaaatttttttgaaagataggtcccatggaggcaaacggaaggggcgtcactgggacactgGAGTGCGCTTCTATGTTTTTTCGGCGCAATACTACTAACcagagcaagtataattccaccgctgctaagaaactagtccctcaaaatgtaatgcgatcattgaaatgcaaggatagaataatgttagaaataaaaccaTCAACACAGtaatttacatcgatagtctggcgttataattcaTTTGCCTCGGGTCtactgtggagtgggtaagaatgtttttagtggcaggcaaacacatactgatgacttgcgctagcttAGCACCTGCAAACACTGCAACTAGAAGGACGGGaggaaatgtgttgaaaacggtctccactgataaatatcacacttgctaacttggaaatgaggtcctatgtccaaaatcctgaaccatcTCTTTAATccgataaacacacagataactcttacaccaaccttattttgtgccctTTATTCAaatttgtttcaagatttagtaagtataagtcATTTTCGCTCCCTACTAAGATAcatacattgagatagcagagctctatcgagatgactggcatcatatgttatgggtcatcataaagttaggaacgtttattttTGGTGACTTAAAACATTTCTGTTATACACCTTTCCTGAATTTAGGAAAACAATGACTATGGACCAGCTGTTCTGTAATGACTTTCTAAActagttaccatagttactaaACAGATAAGCAATTGCGAGTTTCTCCATACGATACAGCGGCCACTGCCGCATATCGTCTACCCACTCCGTAGGGGTGAATAGCCTtgggtagcgaagtacaatattgCAATCTGACCTCCTAATGGCATTTGTCGTTTTTCTCCCAAGTTAGcctctatcctcttctgccgtgttatcccaatgaagctaactagacgtagctagccgaccagaagtttaaagacaacgtggaatttaaaaaaatgggtggggctgaataaggtgaattgTTTAGTTTCCTGTCTAGCTAGATCCGGTGTGGtcttgtagttgttctaacgttactagttgttgcaacagcatgtgaaaaaactacaaagtttgttacaccaaaaagaatGTTAATCTCACGATAAAAAAATTGATGCCGTTAAAAcaggtttacgttaacgccgttaataacgtgtttaactgacagcactagaaCCAACGCATTGACCTAATCTCAATATGAACCAACGCAATTACCTAATCACAATATGAACCAACGCAAATTATCTTTTGGAacttgatcttaatgccttaattgaTCTTACtacaaaatgaggaaaaatccaacctttaaggacaccaattttctttgtgaatgaataatgtatcataaataaaaaaagtttcctaaaaaaaacaaacaggggccataagtattcatacccctatgttaaattcccatagaggcagcaGATCTTTATTTTTAAAGACCAGTTATtttatggatccaggatactatgcatcctgataaagttcccttggcctttggaattaaaatagccccacatcatcacatacccttcaccatacctagatattggcatggttttatttcagttagcccaatagttggtttgatttgcattgataGATGATCTTAtagaaagtaccccatgccaatcgtgagatatggtgaagggtatgtcaTGATGTGGAGCTATTTTAATAGCCAACTGGACTCACTGCGACATGCTTAGGGGTTAAGGTATGGGGGTGAGGGTTGAGGGTTAGGGGTTGAGGCTGGACTCACTTAGTTCACTGTAAACAGTTTCTGGCTGTTTTGCTTGGAAGAGCGGTGGTTTTCGGGGAGACAAAAGCTCGATCTGCATGAGCTCATCACAGCACTGCTTCCAggaacctgaacacacacacacacacacacacacatttaacacataCCCATTCAGGGATTCAATATTGAGTGTGTGATCCAAAGTTGcacaggtagtgtgtgtgtgatcttgactacttgcatgtgtgtgtgtatgagtgtgagatcCTTCCTTACTCAGGTCGAGAGTGTATAtgttgagagagtgtgtgtcttaaCCAGGTTGTGTATGTCTTAAgcaggttatgtgtgtgtgtgagtgtatatgttgagagagtgtgtgtcttaaCCAGGTTGTGTATGTCTTAAgcaggttatgtgtgtgtgtgtgtgtatatatgtgtgcgtcTTACCCAGgttatgtaataataataataatacccaggttatgtaataataataataataataatgttttatttatatagcgcctttctcagacTCAAGGTCACTTAACAAAGTCAACACAAACAAAGCAAGAgagcacaaaaacaaacagacagtcaAAAAAAGGGGCATTTGCGATGAGTCAAGCGGTGGTGGAAGGTGAAAAGTGTTCctgaaacagaaaggtcttgaggtgagttttgaagaaaggaaaggagggaCAGTCACGGAGGGATTGAGGAATTCCAGAGCTTAGGGGCCATGGCGCTGAAAGACCTGCCACCTAGGGTAGAGAGTCTGGTGCGGGGGACAGAGGGGAGATTTTGATTAGAGGATCTGAGGGagcgggaaggagtgtaagAGATCAGAAGGTCAGGAGGGCTTTGAAAGTGAGTAGtagaattttgaatttgattcgGGACAGAACGGGTAACCAGTGAAGCTGTGAAAGAATAGGGGTGATGTGTGCAGTTCTGAATATATTGTAGTCTTTGAAGTGATTTAGTGGGGAGGCCAATGAATAAGGAGTTGCAGTAGTCTAGGCGGGATGGGTCTGTACATCAATAGTAGAAAGGAAGGGGCGAAGGCGGGCAATGTTGCGGAGGTGAAAGAATGCAGTTTTAGTGAGGGATTTAATGTGGGGGTTGAAACTGAGTGAGGAGTCGAGCAGTATGCCAAGGTTTCTGACAACAGGAGCGGATTTGAAAATTGTACCATCAATGTTCAGACTGAGACTATGAGATTTGGACAGTTGAGGTTTGGGGCTGATGAGAAGGATTTCGGTTTTATCTGTGTTGAATTTTAGAAAGTTATCTTGCATCCATAGCTTTAAATCAGAAAGGCAGTTAGTGAGTGAATTGGGAAGAGGGTCAGTGAGGGAGGATGTAGTGAGATACAATTGGATGTCATCGGCATAGCAATGGAATTGAAGGCCATGTCTACCGATGACTTGGCCAAGGGGCAGGATATATGGAAGCGAAGGGGCCCAAGAACAGAACAGACAGGGGATGTGGCAGACTTGTGTGGACCCAAAGTGACAAACTGTTGTCCTCCATTATTCTTATGGAGAGAAGTATCTATAAGCAGCATCAATATCGATAAAATCCTACCTCTAGGGAGagagaccatgtgtgtgtgtgtgtgtcttacacaGGTCTTTTGTgtattgggagagagagattgtgtgtctgtgtgagtgttgggagagtgtgtatgtatgtgagtgtatgttgggagagtgtgtgtgtgtgtcttatgcaGGTCGTGTGCgtgttgggagtgtgtgtgtgtgtgtgtgtcttatacaggtcgtgtgtgtgtgtgtgtgtcttacgcTGGTTAGAGACCGACCGATCGATCGGCCAGCCGATTTAATCGGCCGATTTTTGCTAAATCGTGTCGATTTTTAAGTCAGGCACATCTGCGGGCAGCTACTTGGAACACAGCGCGAGGTTCTAAAAGAGACGGTCTATTTAGAACTAAGAAAATCTTTGGTTTCAAGAAGGAGCAAGACTGTCTACAGGTAAGGCATCAATTTTTACATTCCAGTGTCTCAAAGTCGTATATTTTCTCTTATGATTTTTCTTATGTTGTAATCTGTGATGTTGCTTCATTTACCGAAAGTGCGTTGGGAATGCGCCGGCAAACCCCCTCAATGCTGGACCCCGTTTTTCGAAAGCATTGTTGCTAACCAGTTAGTAGGTTGcctatgggaaattgcattgcaaccaagtAAGTTGCTAACTTGCAACAACACTGTCGAGAAACACACCCCTGGTGACCAGCGTGATGTTTCGATCTAAACTATAGTAACGGACAATCTAAGTGAAAATTTAACAAAAAGAGGACGCAAATCTAACATGTGAATGCTTTAACACTGTCATCCCATGTCCATTCGTTTTCAACTGAATCGGAGTTGAAGAAGAAATGAAAGTTGCTTAGCGTTGTGGCTACGAGTGTGTTGGGAATGCGCCGACTATGCAAGCCCCCGCCCTCAATACCGGTGACTGCTATGTTACGATCTAAACTTAAGTAACGGACAATCTAAGTGAAATGATTGAGGAAAAAGAGGATGCACAAATAACAAGTGAACGTTTTAAAACATTGTCATCCCGTGTCAATTTGTTTTCGCAATGTATACATGTTTGATTTGATGCATGCTTACAGCATGCTGGGGGACGGAGTTTTATATTGTTGAAACCTAGGTCTGTGGTAAGGCATGGAAGTTCCACAGTGAAACTGTATAACCTGAACATGTATTTTTGCCATTTTGAAGTAACTATCTGAAGTTGTCACATCATGGAAGTCTTCTTGCACTCTgttaaacatattaaaatgaataattaatAGACTAACAGACTGCAAGAAGTCATACATTTGTTAATTCTTGTTATGAATAGATGAGTAGGCCCCTACAGTCATTTTTATataatagcctacataatatttctactatatacatacatatatagtgtatatatagaacatatgttatattatgttgattttttaatgttcaattttcaataaattGTGTGAAGTGTTGTGCCTCCTCTTACTAGTATGATTTTTAGCATGCCAATTAAGGATAATACGATATTATTCGGCCCTAAAACACACTCCCCAAAATTCGGGCCAAAAAAAAATCGACTCCGACCACTAAAAATCGATAtcggcttaaaaaaaaaacaaacaaatcggTCGGTCTCTAACgctggtcgtgtgtgtgtgtgtgtgtcttatacaggtcgtgtgtgtgttgggagagtgtgtctgtgtcttacgCAGGTCGTGTgttgggagagtgtgtgtgtgtgtgtcttacgcaggtcgtgtgtgtgttgggagagtACAGCAGCCCAGTCATGCAGGTCAGGGGCAGGGCCTCGGAACACATGACTGCTGGAGGCGGAGCCAGGAGTGCTGATGGTCATGGAGGCGGAGCCATGCTGGTCCCTCAGGATTCTCACACACGtgtcctaaacacacacacacatgcatgtacacacacacacacaacgatgtacacacacacacacacaaccatgtacacacacacacacaaccatgtacacacacacacacacacacacgcacacccatgtacacacacatgcacacccacgtacacacacacacacacgcgcgcacacacacgcacacccatgtacacacacatgcacacccatgtacacacacacacacacgcgcgcacaaccatgtacacacacacacacggtagtcAATCCATTTTCAATGTATGATGCAATGTCAATGTTTGAGACAAATGTAGGAGTTccagttgctaggttaccatagtGATGGGCAGCGTGAGGAATGGGGCCAGCTTGGCTTGGACCTCTTCAGGGCTGAACCAGCAGCTCAGCGTCGCCCCCTGCAGCTCACAGTGCAGACTGCAGGACCGAAacactccctccacacacacctgcacacacacacacattcagataaCACGGcaggactctcacacacactcactcattcataaAAGACTGTaggactgtcacacacacacacacacacacacacacacactctctctctcacacacacatagctaacACTGTACTGCCAAATACATACATTCAGATAATATTGCagaacagtaacacacacacacctgctggcaGAGGGTCCGGCTGTGTGCTGGCagcctccacatacacacacacacacacacacacctgctggtaGAGGGTCCCGCTGTGTGCtggtagccccccccccccacccccctcccccctccccccacacacacacacctgctggcaGAGGGTCCCGCTGTGTGCTGGTAGTCTCACACAGTCGGGCTGAGCGAGCAGGCGACAGCACACACTCCCGTACAGGGGTAACCATGACGACGACTCCGCTGGAAAAGCCAATCACAAGAGCTGCATGaacaccaatgtgtgtgtgtgtgtgtgtgtgtgtgagagaccactgcacatctGATGTCGTTctacagttgctgagtgacattcaaatgttCATGTTCAAATCTGCAGTGGTCTCCtaatgaccgtcaactcattcgaatgacactcagcaactgtaggatgacatcagaaaattgtccagtggtctcttaattatttccagagctgtatattttatatatatatatatatatatatataaataatatatcCTATCtgggtgatgagtgtgtgtgtgtatattaccGGTCtgggtgatgagtgtgtgtgtgtcgtatcggtctgggttgtgtgtgtgtgtgtgttgtaccagTCTGCGTGACgttgagtgagtgagaca
The Alosa sapidissima isolate fAloSap1 chromosome 14, fAloSap1.pri, whole genome shotgun sequence DNA segment above includes these coding regions:
- the rtkn2 gene encoding rhotekin-2 isoform X1; its protein translation is MTDWRNTDEQQARDVYEREVRVRDAAYRLLQLCTHKEQKLEATKNILTSSARIHTHRTYRPRTPERPGCRGRVALSGLRIPLMWRDSDHFNNKGSSRSVAVFSLMILGRHVLDSEMQVVDRNMTDICFNGQSVFEEVESDFDLRLELYSCSMGEAPPLTATPRKLANKLRSSLGKAAGRKLQPEPDSMQDDFLETHPLPTGVSFSLLAFTSLGLEQVGRDFLSHSLNVTQTAESSSWLPLYGSVCCRLLAQPDCVRLPAHSGTLCQQVCVEGVFRSCSLHCELQGATLSCWFSPEEVQAKLAPFLTLPITMDTCVRILRDQHGSASMTISTPGSASSSHVFRGPAPDLHDWAAVLSQHTHDLRSWKQCCDELMQIELLSPRKPPLFQAKQPETVYSELSINSPGKFESVTDIIHNKIEDTGGRFLIGQEEQLEPPNWSAMFEGSRPLVVQKVVMSPGEEPHQSCFSPVARGNKKRKAPPPPQDKLPYAPPTPTVSSQPSNQEKRRVLKPQENLSTDTSSNLEKRKELKAVPRSGRRSLDSKFSSVIQQLQKKASSNQSALQTTASTNRNPPLSLQQPPVPAPRHKLRKSFRQIMNPKAF
- the rtkn2 gene encoding rhotekin-2 isoform X2: MPEYTHRTYRPRTPERPGCRGRVALSGLRIPLMWRDSDHFNNKGSSRSVAVFSLMILGRHVLDSEMQVVDRNMTDICFNGQSVFEEVESDFDLRLELYSCSMGEAPPLTATPRKLANKLRSSLGKAAGRKLQPEPDSMQDDFLETHPLPTGVSFSLLAFTSLGLEQVGRDFLSHSLNVTQTAESSSWLPLYGSVCCRLLAQPDCVRLPAHSGTLCQQVCVEGVFRSCSLHCELQGATLSCWFSPEEVQAKLAPFLTLPITMDTCVRILRDQHGSASMTISTPGSASSSHVFRGPAPDLHDWAAVLSQHTHDLRSWKQCCDELMQIELLSPRKPPLFQAKQPETVYSELSINSPGKFESVTDIIHNKIEDTGGRFLIGQEEQLEPPNWSAMFEGSRPLVVQKVVMSPGEEPHQSCFSPVARGNKKRKAPPPPQDKLPYAPPTPTVSSQPSNQEKRRVLKPQENLSTDTSSNLEKRKELKAVPRSGRRSLDSKFSSVIQQLQKKASSNQSALQTTASTNRNPPLSLQQPPVPAPRHKLRKSFRQIMNPKAF